In Juglans microcarpa x Juglans regia isolate MS1-56 chromosome 8D, Jm3101_v1.0, whole genome shotgun sequence, the following are encoded in one genomic region:
- the LOC121242353 gene encoding uncharacterized protein LOC121242353 yields MKGVKRFGKKGKLSPRYVGPFQILEKVGPVAYHIALPEYFGEIHDVFHVSSLKKSFGHQEPRFVDPGSIQLRPDLTYEVVPTQILDRKEQQLRSKTIPLVMVSWVDHLAQDFSWDREVDMRKFYPYLFG; encoded by the coding sequence atgaaaggcgttaagcgttTCGGTAAAAAAGGGAAACTTAGCCCGAGATATGTTGGTCCTTTTCAAATTCTGGAGAAGGTTGGACCCGTTGCTTATCATATTGCCTTGCCTGAATATTTTGGAGAGattcatgatgttttccacGTGTCGTCATTAAAGAAGAGCTTTGGGCATCAAGAACCGCGTTTCGTTGACCCCGGAAGCATTCAACTTCGACCTGATCTCACGTATGAAGTTGTTCCAACTCAAATCTTGGATAGAAAGGAGCAACAGTTGAGATCTAAGACGATACCATTAGTTATGGTATCATGGGTAGATCAtttggctcaggatttctcttgggacAGAGAGGTAGATATGAGAAAGTTCTACCCTTACTTGTTTGGGTAA